The genomic DNA TTTCGTTAGTTTCGTTTTTACCTAAAGTTTGACAGAAATAGAAAGTGAAAGTGATGCCGCACTAGTGTCAAGTCGCGTTTTTTCCATATATTTTTTTCGCAAGGCTGTGGGTAGTCAATGAGATCGATAAAGTAAGTGAAATAGttgctgaaaataaatacatattatgCTATATGCAGTGTTTTGGATTCACAAAAAATGCACCCCTAATGTTAGACGAGTTTCTCAAAGTTGAGTAAACTCAGCTATGTAAAAATGTATGATGACGATCCAGTTATTCATTTGTATTTCACTCACAGGGAGGTGCCCGGACCCCTTGGACTAATTAActcaacaacagtagtccaacaatAGACCAACTAAAACGATAGCCCTGATGGCACGAAGAATGTTCTCAAAGTGCTGCTGTAGTTGGAGTCTACCTATCGGGAGTAGGTCAGAAGGTACGGGCTTGGACTGAATGCATATGGTGGAAAGTAGATTCTGAAACAAGCTGATGGGCTGGTTATTTTTCCCTGATCAGGGACCTGTTTTACACATTTCCCTATAACTGAACCCTACTAAGCCGCTATAGGGTCCTGAGTTTTGCCTGTTCAGATCACATGGTCAGGAAGAAATTCTGACCATAATCAGCAGTAGCATCACTGCAATTTACACCACACACTTTGCATTGATCAATATGGACACAAGCACAGGAAGCTGttgagtgaatggaatggcatcaaacacatggaaaacatatgtttgatgtatttgataccattccactgattctgctccagccattaccataagCCGGTCCACCCCAAATTAAGGTGCCACTAACCTCCTGTGagacataacacattattattaCTTAGCTGTCTGGATAGAATTGAGGAATGCAGATATGTTATGATCATATTGATACCCGTAGGCCTAAGAGGTCTGATGAACTATGGCCTGTCATGCTGTGTGAACGCTCTGCTGCAGTCCTTCTCTGCCACCTGGGAACTGGTAGATCTGCTAAAAGGGTAAGCCAGGTGGCAGGTTAAAATGTGTCGCTATTAAGAATCAACATGTAACAAAGATATTAGTTAGCTTACTGCTAGTTATCAGGCTGCTTGTGGGAAAGCATTGAGTGCTGGGAATGCTATGTTCTTAGGTGGAACCCAGTTGACAAGGAGAGTGTCCCTCTGTATCTGAGGAAGGTGCTACTAGCCATGCAGAGTGACCAATCCCAGCCTGCTCCTCATCAAGACTTCCTGCGCTGCCTGGACAGAAATTACATCTGCTGTATGAGTAGTCTACGTGTCATTACTTGGAGAAAAAAGCAAAGACATTTATGAATTATAAAGAATATAATTTTCTGTCTGCAACTTTAACATTGACAAGAATGTTTTTCTCAGTCCATGTTCAACAGGATGCAGATGAGGTATTCCTCTCCATTCTAAACCTTATCCAACAACAGATGAGTGACAAGGCCTTGGTATGTACTACTTAAATTGACATAATATTAGATCATCTAAAAAATAACAACAGGGACACCCAACAAAAAGCATGTTGGAGATGATACGATAGGAagtttctctgtctgtgttctcCATCCCCAGGCTCAGGAGATTCACTCTCTGTATAAGGTTACCGTGGAGACATACCTTCAGTGTCTAGAATGTACATACATCGAAACTGGGACCAGCTTTCTACTCAGCCTCCCCATGCACATAAGTGAGAGCCATGACTCCCTGGTGAGGGTTCCCTCAAACTTGGCTCGAGTTTTCTCTTATATTGGGATTCTATTCAAAGTCCTTAGCTCTGAATGTTACATTGCCCTTTTTGATAGCTGTCAAAGGGAGGATGTGGTTTGTTTAAAAATTTAGTCTCTGTGTCTTTCCTATTCTGTGGTCTTCCAGGAGGACTGTGTACGGTTCTTCTTCAAGCTTCAGGAGCTAAGGGATGGAGATAAGTGCTACTGTGAAAAGTGTGGAGAGAAGAAGCCATTCAAACAGGTCAGCTCTTTAGAACTGAAAGGATGTTCCATTGTAGAGACTGTTGTGATTTGCCTGTTCACTGAATTACTCCATCTTGTTCTTTCTTATGTAGGGCTTCAAACTCATCTCCCTGCCCCCTGTCTTGTGTCTTCACCTGAAGAGATTCCGTAATTCCCATGGTTACACCAGGAAACTACACTACAAAGTCACCTTCCCAGAAACCCtgaacatttctgagatcttgACAGCAGAGGCACTGTCAGAACGTTATGTACAGGTAGATAGGCATATGTTTACCATATTTGTTTGAGGTATGCTAATATACAACATTATGCTCATAAAAAAATTACACATGGGCCTacataaacacatttacattttatcaCAACATAATTGGAGGGAAATTATACAGCTTTACTGACatatatcaaattgtatttgttcaTTTTTTCAGAGTGACAGCCAGTACAGTTTGTGTGCAGTCATAGTGCACTCCGGCGATGCCATGTTTGGACACTACACAGCATACGTTCGTCACAAGGACCAGAGCTGGTACTACGCTAATGATAGTTATGTACGGCAGGTAAGAGAAAATGAGTGGAAGAATGTTTACACCACTCAGCAAGTTTGTATTATGCATATACCTTTCTTTGGTATCATTAAAAGTAACATAACTTTTGCACAAACACAGGTTAGCTGGAAGGAAGTACAGAACACCTATGGAGGAAGTCAACGGTAAGGTTTTAACACACAATTACTTCTCTTTAGAATGGCGACATCTCTCAGTAATATACAGGATCAATTCTGTGGGGGAAATGGCATCAGTTGACAGGTGTCTTATCCTTTGTTAACAGAGAAGACACAGCGTATATGCTGCTCTACAGACGAACCCCAGAGGGAAAGCAACAGGAGTGGTCCTCAGGCTGACGGAGCTAAAGGGATAAAGAGTGGAGGCTGGAGACCAAACACAAGGTGCACTCACTGCAGGGTGAACTACCTATCGGAGGGGTTGTTGTCTTCATGTAGCATTGAGGATGTCATTTATCTTGATGATTTTCGCTTTAAAATGATGGGTAATGGGTCATTGTTTATGTGCAATTACATGGATTTGTTTAAGTATATTTGGTGGGGTGTGTATATGTTTTGAGGTTTTGTTTATGCTGGATACGTTGG from Salmo salar chromosome ssa07, Ssal_v3.1, whole genome shotgun sequence includes the following:
- the LOC106609458 gene encoding ubl carboxyl-terminal hydrolase 18 isoform X2, which gives rise to MQSDQSQPAPHQDFLRCLDRNYICFHVQQDADEVFLSILNLIQQQMSDKALAQEIHSLYKVTVETYLQCLECTYIETGTSFLLSLPMHISESHDSLEDCVRFFFKLQELRDGDKCYCEKCGEKKPFKQGFKLISLPPVLCLHLKRFRNSHGYTRKLHYKVTFPETLNISEILTAEALSERYVQSDSQYSLCAVIVHSGDAMFGHYTAYVRHKDQSWYYANDSYVRQVSWKEVQNTYGGSQREDTAYMLLYRRTPEGKQQEWSSG
- the LOC106609458 gene encoding ubl carboxyl-terminal hydrolase 18 isoform X1 — its product is MARRMFSKCCCSWSLPIGSRSEGLRGLMNYGLSCCVNALLQSFSATWELVDLLKGWNPVDKESVPLYLRKVLLAMQSDQSQPAPHQDFLRCLDRNYICFHVQQDADEVFLSILNLIQQQMSDKALAQEIHSLYKVTVETYLQCLECTYIETGTSFLLSLPMHISESHDSLEDCVRFFFKLQELRDGDKCYCEKCGEKKPFKQGFKLISLPPVLCLHLKRFRNSHGYTRKLHYKVTFPETLNISEILTAEALSERYVQSDSQYSLCAVIVHSGDAMFGHYTAYVRHKDQSWYYANDSYVRQVSWKEVQNTYGGSQREDTAYMLLYRRTPEGKQQEWSSG